The DNA window TTCTTCCTCAGCGATTCGAAGCATGACCTCAGGACCCAGAAGAGCTTATCGTTCCCCTGCAAATTGATCGATCCGTAGAGCATCTCCAAGTCCTTGAGCACCCCAATGCCCCCCTGGTTGCGAAACAGGTGATCCCCTTCGTAAAATCTCATGTGGGCGGCCCAGATCCAGCATATTTCGAAGAGCATTGATCGACGATTCGATGATATGGTATTTCGATCGTGAATACGATAAAGGAGAAGAGGCTCTTCCAGAACAACGCATCTGTGCGCACGGATGACCCTGAGTGCATAATCCCAATCATGGACGAATCTGAGATCTCTCATCTCACCCACGGTTTCATATACGCTCCTGTGCATCACAAAATTACTCGTCGTGGCGATATAGTTCCCCATGACCAGGTTAAGGGCCGCATCGTCGGTTGCCCGAAAGCTTTTATCAGGTCGCTCAATTGCCCATGGCTCCATGTTTTGCCAGCCTCTTTTTATCCCCACAGTCATTCCTTTTCTGTCTACGAGCCTGATCCAGGATGACGCAAACTCGGCATTCCCGTGGGGCGTGAGCTGCTTAAGACTCTTTTCTATCCTCTCCTTCTCGTACATATCATCCGAGTTGAGAATGGCGAGATATTCTCCCCTGGCCAGGGCAAGACCTCTATTTATGGCATCATGGGCGCCCCTGTTCTCCTGAACATGGAGGGTAATCCTCTCGTCCCTTACCTGCCTTATTCTCTCCACTGAGCGGTCCTTCGACCCGTCGTCCACCACGATGACTTCC is part of the Syntrophorhabdaceae bacterium genome and encodes:
- a CDS encoding glycosyltransferase, translated to MIPGLCSIIVPSYNHEDYVSSAIQSALDQTYDNVEVIVVDDGSKDRSVERIRQVRDERITLHVQENRGAHDAINRGLALARGEYLAILNSDDMYEKERIEKSLKQLTPHGNAEFASSWIRLVDRKGMTVGIKRGWQNMEPWAIERPDKSFRATDDAALNLVMGNYIATTSNFVMHRSVYETVGEMRDLRFVHDWDYALRVIRAHRCVVLEEPLLLYRIHDRNTISSNRRSMLFEICWIWAAHMRFYEGDHLFRNQGGIGVLKDLEMLYGSINLQGNDKLFWVLRSCFESLRKNGMSNPEELVLGDPVLRGGLIGMVRDEPALPDTVLARIRRLLRKWRSRTGKPHG